In Actinoplanes octamycinicus, the genomic window CCGGCTGCTCGATCAGGGCGAGCAGCAGGTGCTCGCTGTCGACCTCGGGGTGGCCGAACCGCAGCGCCTTGGTCTGGGCGTCGTGAAGGGCCTCCTGCGATTTCTGGGTCAGGCGGTTCAGGTCCACGGTCTGCCTCCGGTGCGTCGAGAGGTCGTGACACGAAGCTCATGCTCGAGGGCGGCCACGCGGTCGAGCAGGTCGATCACGAGGCCGAGGGCGGCATAGTTGATGCCCAGGCCGGCGCGCAGGCGCCGGACGCGGGCGAGAGCGAGCACCTGATCACGGCCGAACCAGAGGTGTCCGGCATCGTCACGTTCGGGGTCGAGAATGCCCAGCGTGACGAGCCGCTGGACCATCTCGGGGTGCACATCGCCGGAATGACAGAACGCGGTCAAGCTCTGACGGTTGTGCGCGTTCCGCGATGTCCGGATGAGGGGGTAGGTCATTGCTGCCTCCGTGGGTCGAAGGTGGAGACCGCGGCGAGTTGCTCGAACAACCGCCGTT contains:
- a CDS encoding chaperone modulator CbpM; its protein translation is MTYPLIRTSRNAHNRQSLTAFCHSGDVHPEMVQRLVTLGILDPERDDAGHLWFGRDQVLALARVRRLRAGLGINYAALGLVIDLLDRVAALEHELRVTTSRRTGGRPWT